In Halapricum desulfuricans, a single window of DNA contains:
- a CDS encoding double zinc ribbon domain-containing protein: protein MSKITFRADDDLIAQLEEFDASKSEIMREALRAYLDEPTTAERSERASDAGDSLDELVAERVDALVAERLEQAFTPRQPQDINVNITVDGADADTQSESSHAETTSDSPERKTDAPADSEQRNTCAQCGETLSPSDVYCPNCGEKASHRVFCECGNELRSDWAFCPDCGRRTTAADVLDNP, encoded by the coding sequence ATGAGCAAGATCACGTTCCGCGCGGACGACGACCTCATCGCCCAGCTCGAGGAGTTCGACGCCTCCAAGAGCGAGATTATGCGTGAGGCACTGCGTGCGTATCTCGACGAGCCGACGACCGCCGAGCGGTCCGAACGCGCGTCCGACGCTGGAGACAGCCTCGACGAACTCGTCGCCGAACGCGTCGACGCGCTCGTCGCGGAACGCCTCGAGCAGGCGTTTACGCCCCGTCAGCCCCAGGATATCAACGTCAACATCACTGTCGACGGGGCCGACGCCGACACGCAGTCAGAGTCGTCACACGCGGAGACGACGTCGGACTCGCCAGAGCGTAAGACAGACGCGCCTGCGGATAGCGAGCAGCGTAACACGTGTGCACAGTGTGGCGAAACCCTGTCGCCGTCCGACGTTTACTGTCCGAACTGTGGCGAGAAGGCGTCGCATCGAGTCTTCTGCGAGTGTGGCAACGAACTCCGGTCAGACTGGGCGTTCTGCCCCGACTGTGGCCGGCGAACCACCGCTGCCGACGTTCTCGACAACCCGTAA
- a CDS encoding flippase activity-associated protein Agl23 codes for MDAGRDVPNARTRLRTRADNALRGLTGGVRDRASGALRDPVVLAVLAIAAAALFARLFWLGYRTAHWDEARVAYWILRYEETGAFAYRSIIHGPFVHHATRPLFALFGPSDFVARLPVAVVGGLFPVSALLYRKHLRGHETVLLAFLFAFNSVLLYYSQFLRSDVLVAAFMMTALGFLVRTYDTRNPRYLHPAALFLGFGIASKENALIYLLVWIGATALVIDTGLFRPRSSRSGLDLLRERARAVRRYASAVKAGGTKRKRVGVVAFHLFGAGAVVGLVWLYTFAPRGGAAEYYPVSASAIGSITFGDTIADPTRLPALIENTWNYWYSEYPTWSDKALASGEDSSLSERYLEFAPQYVQVLREYALPTLLFAAIGFLGERYGRERSRNLILFGTYAGVASVIGYPLGLDIFGPWNAAHPIVVLALPAAAGLGVLYRWGRNALSSGDTVTTALAALVLLVVLGHVVATAAGAAYVHDTDSEANGLIQYAQPAGDMRYDLQQLDRIAAENDGTDVLLFESYFVGNGESGYYHPACMGTSNWFDGLPLSWYLYAADANVTCVQNSPDLGAVSGDPPPIIVTRERSVSVLSQQLDGIGGYEYTVYELRAYGTETVILFDPAAIDK; via the coding sequence ATGGACGCGGGTCGGGACGTGCCGAACGCTCGCACACGCCTCCGCACGCGAGCGGACAATGCGCTCCGGGGCCTGACAGGTGGCGTCCGAGACCGAGCGAGCGGGGCGCTCCGGGACCCTGTGGTCCTGGCAGTGCTTGCGATCGCGGCCGCAGCGCTTTTCGCGCGGCTGTTCTGGCTCGGCTACCGGACGGCCCACTGGGACGAGGCCCGCGTCGCCTACTGGATCCTCCGTTACGAGGAGACCGGGGCCTTCGCCTACCGGTCGATCATCCACGGGCCGTTCGTCCACCACGCGACCCGGCCGCTGTTCGCGCTGTTCGGGCCGAGCGATTTCGTGGCTCGACTGCCGGTCGCGGTCGTCGGCGGCCTGTTCCCGGTGTCGGCGTTGCTCTATCGGAAGCACCTGCGCGGCCACGAGACGGTCCTGCTGGCGTTCCTGTTCGCGTTCAATTCCGTGCTGCTGTACTACTCGCAGTTTCTCCGAAGCGACGTGCTGGTCGCAGCGTTCATGATGACCGCGCTGGGCTTTCTGGTCCGGACCTACGACACCCGGAACCCGCGCTACCTCCACCCGGCGGCGCTGTTTCTCGGCTTCGGGATCGCCTCGAAGGAGAACGCGCTGATATACCTGCTGGTCTGGATCGGCGCGACGGCGCTGGTGATCGATACGGGCCTGTTCCGCCCGAGGTCGAGTCGGTCCGGTCTGGACCTCCTGCGAGAGCGGGCCCGCGCCGTCCGACGATACGCTTCGGCGGTGAAAGCAGGGGGCACGAAGCGAAAGCGCGTCGGGGTGGTCGCGTTCCATCTGTTCGGGGCCGGCGCTGTCGTCGGACTCGTCTGGCTGTACACGTTCGCACCCAGAGGCGGGGCGGCCGAATACTATCCCGTCTCGGCGTCAGCGATCGGATCGATCACGTTCGGAGACACGATCGCCGATCCCACTCGGTTGCCGGCACTGATAGAGAACACCTGGAACTACTGGTACAGCGAGTATCCGACGTGGTCGGACAAAGCGCTCGCAAGCGGCGAGGACTCGTCGCTGTCGGAGCGCTATCTCGAGTTCGCGCCCCAGTACGTGCAGGTCCTCCGGGAGTACGCCCTGCCGACGCTGCTGTTCGCGGCGATCGGCTTTCTGGGGGAGCGCTACGGCCGGGAGCGCTCGCGGAACCTGATCCTGTTCGGCACCTACGCCGGGGTCGCCTCGGTGATCGGCTACCCGCTCGGCCTGGACATCTTCGGCCCGTGGAACGCGGCCCACCCGATCGTCGTGCTGGCACTGCCGGCGGCGGCCGGACTCGGCGTGCTCTACCGGTGGGGCCGAAACGCGCTGTCGAGTGGTGACACGGTCACGACCGCGCTCGCCGCACTGGTGCTGCTCGTCGTCCTCGGACACGTCGTCGCGACGGCGGCCGGCGCGGCCTACGTCCACGACACCGACAGCGAGGCGAACGGCCTGATCCAGTACGCACAGCCGGCCGGCGACATGCGCTACGACCTCCAGCAGCTGGACCGGATCGCCGCGGAAAACGACGGGACCGACGTCCTCCTGTTCGAGAGCTACTTCGTCGGCAACGGCGAGAGCGGCTACTACCACCCAGCCTGTATGGGCACTTCGAACTGGTTCGACGGGTTGCCGCTGTCGTGGTATCTCTACGCCGCCGACGCGAACGTCACGTGCGTCCAGAACTCGCCGGATCTCGGCGCAGTCAGCGGCGATCCGCCGCCGATCATCGTCACGCGCGAGCGGTCAGTGTCCGTCCTCTCCCAGCAACTCGACGGGATCGGGGGCTACGAGTACACGGTCTACGAACTCCGGGCGTACGGCACCGAGACCGTGATCCTGTTCGATCCAGCGGCCATCGATAAGTGA
- a CDS encoding DUF2070 family protein, producing MTATQGNLAALSRFVFRTPRWYTTLTFALLIAAVSGVAAFDSAFVLDDAWQGVFFVGLPTVAASLLTAPLDRRLGGRLTHNHSSLLALFSELLVIGILTVAAVVALATPLGQPFVFDALLLALAAIFAVRLLVVLAVSRHRLAIAALPAGLQTAAAAVLLVVYTGTLRFVGDSGPLVDRLFSRANHADLPVVFRPQDLLVLALMCLVYAGAVWLFLLVIDRPWRRSLGVSVLEFVGGFMSHLAEGSRELETFFEEIGETAVVPVSVLSFRRPSDDEEKARFVLPMIHPGPMGDIGGGNLPVRIDEHADGLAFPPHATAGHDFNLVTEREVEALVDAAERAHGQIEYAATATPGSRVEAGEATLTGHAFDSSAFAAATFAPGYADDVEFGVGLSAIAAARDGEFEDVMLADAHNCNDGLTGPDLGHVVPGSRRAFDLIDGTERLADQLAETTQSTLELGTARDPTPWDAEDGIGSLGIRAALLGVEDHTTAYVLIDGNNMVPGLRERIIEAVDGPDLLEVLTTDTHAVNTIEAENPVGGSIPEDELVALIDDLLAQARADLEPVEAGMATERAEVTVFGNDRTEMLASTANAVVSLGAPLAGAFIVAVLAISVLLFFLT from the coding sequence ATGACGGCGACGCAGGGAAACCTGGCAGCGCTGTCGCGGTTCGTCTTCCGGACGCCGCGGTGGTACACGACGTTAACCTTTGCACTGCTGATCGCGGCCGTGAGCGGCGTCGCCGCCTTCGATTCGGCGTTCGTGCTCGACGACGCCTGGCAGGGAGTGTTCTTCGTCGGCCTGCCGACCGTGGCCGCGAGCCTGTTGACCGCGCCGCTCGATCGCCGACTCGGCGGCCGACTCACGCACAACCACTCCTCGCTGCTGGCGCTGTTCAGCGAACTGCTGGTCATCGGCATCCTGACCGTGGCGGCTGTCGTCGCGCTGGCGACCCCGCTGGGCCAGCCGTTCGTCTTCGACGCGCTGTTGCTGGCGCTGGCCGCGATCTTCGCCGTCCGGTTGCTGGTCGTGCTCGCGGTCTCCCGCCACCGGCTCGCGATCGCCGCGCTTCCGGCCGGTCTCCAGACTGCCGCTGCTGCGGTGCTGCTGGTCGTCTACACCGGCACCCTTCGGTTCGTCGGGGACAGCGGTCCGCTCGTCGATCGACTGTTCTCGCGCGCGAACCACGCCGATCTCCCGGTCGTCTTCCGTCCGCAGGACCTGCTCGTGCTGGCGCTGATGTGTCTCGTCTATGCCGGTGCAGTCTGGCTGTTCTTGCTCGTGATCGATCGGCCCTGGCGGCGCAGCCTCGGCGTCAGCGTGCTGGAGTTCGTCGGCGGGTTCATGAGCCACCTCGCGGAGGGTTCGCGCGAGCTCGAGACATTCTTCGAGGAGATCGGCGAAACCGCCGTCGTTCCCGTCTCGGTGCTCTCGTTTCGCCGCCCGTCCGACGACGAAGAGAAGGCCCGGTTCGTGTTGCCGATGATCCACCCCGGACCGATGGGCGACATCGGCGGCGGCAACCTCCCGGTTCGGATCGACGAGCACGCCGACGGGCTCGCGTTCCCGCCACACGCCACCGCCGGCCACGACTTCAACCTCGTCACCGAACGCGAGGTCGAGGCGCTCGTCGACGCCGCCGAACGCGCCCACGGTCAGATCGAGTACGCCGCCACGGCCACTCCCGGTTCGCGTGTCGAGGCCGGGGAAGCGACGCTGACGGGTCACGCCTTCGACAGTTCGGCCTTCGCGGCGGCGACGTTCGCGCCGGGCTACGCCGACGACGTCGAGTTCGGCGTCGGCCTCTCGGCGATCGCCGCGGCGCGCGACGGCGAGTTCGAGGACGTCATGCTCGCGGACGCCCACAACTGTAACGACGGGCTGACCGGCCCCGATCTCGGGCACGTCGTCCCCGGCAGCAGGCGAGCGTTCGATCTGATCGACGGCACCGAGCGACTCGCCGATCAACTGGCCGAGACGACACAGTCCACCCTCGAACTCGGGACGGCGCGCGATCCGACGCCCTGGGACGCCGAAGACGGGATCGGTTCGCTCGGGATCCGGGCGGCGCTGTTGGGGGTCGAGGACCACACGACCGCCTACGTGCTGATCGACGGCAACAACATGGTCCCCGGCCTGCGCGAACGGATCATCGAAGCCGTCGACGGCCCCGACCTGCTGGAAGTGCTCACCACGGACACCCACGCGGTCAACACGATCGAGGCCGAGAACCCCGTCGGCGGCTCGATTCCCGAGGACGAACTGGTAGCGCTGATCGACGACCTCCTCGCGCAGGCCCGCGCTGACCTCGAACCCGTCGAGGCCGGGATGGCCACCGAACGGGCCGAAGTCACGGTCTTCGGCAACGACCGCACGGAGATGCTTGCAAGCACTGCCAACGCCGTCGTCTCGCTCGGCGCGCCGCTGGCCGGCGCGTTCATCGTGGCCGTCCTCGCGATCAGCGTCCTGCTGTTCTTCCTGACGTGA
- the ftsZ gene encoding cell division protein FtsZ, which produces MQDIVKEALEHEEEEQRSMDDADGGEFGDPRIVIVGCGGAGNNTVNRLYNIGVDGADTIALNTDKQHLQMIEADTKILVGKSLTNGLGAGGDPGMGERATEMAQGTIKEVLGDADLVFVTAGMGGGTGTGAAPVVSKIAKEQGAIVVGMVSTPFNVERARTVKAEEGLENLRNEADSIIVLDNNRLLDYVPNLPIGKAFSVMDQIIAETVKGISETITQPSLINLDYADMTAIMNQGGVAVMLVGETQDKNKTDEVVKDAMNHPLLDVDYRGASGGLVHITGGPDLTLKEAEGIAEKITDRLEADANVIWGARIQEEYKGKVRVMAIMTGVQSAQVLGPTTQKQADKSRQAISDPDEVDFDASQNVETGSAGFGETDGGRSDLERNNGLDVIRTDD; this is translated from the coding sequence ATGCAGGACATCGTCAAAGAAGCCCTCGAACACGAAGAAGAAGAACAGCGGTCGATGGACGACGCGGACGGCGGCGAGTTCGGCGATCCCCGGATCGTCATCGTCGGTTGTGGCGGCGCTGGCAACAACACGGTCAACCGGCTGTACAACATCGGCGTCGACGGGGCCGACACCATCGCGCTGAACACCGACAAGCAGCACCTGCAGATGATCGAGGCCGACACGAAGATCCTGGTCGGCAAGTCCCTGACCAACGGGCTCGGCGCTGGCGGCGATCCCGGGATGGGCGAGCGCGCCACCGAGATGGCCCAGGGGACGATCAAAGAGGTCCTCGGTGATGCGGACCTCGTATTCGTCACCGCCGGAATGGGCGGTGGCACGGGAACCGGTGCGGCGCCCGTCGTCTCGAAGATCGCCAAAGAGCAGGGTGCGATCGTCGTCGGCATGGTCTCGACGCCGTTCAACGTCGAGCGTGCTCGGACGGTCAAGGCCGAAGAGGGGCTAGAGAACCTCCGCAACGAGGCCGACTCGATCATCGTCCTCGACAACAATCGGCTGCTGGATTACGTCCCGAACCTCCCGATCGGCAAGGCCTTCTCGGTGATGGACCAGATCATCGCCGAGACAGTGAAAGGCATCTCCGAGACCATCACCCAGCCGTCGTTGATCAACCTGGACTACGCCGACATGACGGCGATCATGAACCAGGGCGGCGTCGCCGTAATGTTGGTCGGCGAAACCCAGGACAAGAACAAGACCGACGAGGTCGTCAAGGACGCGATGAACCACCCGCTTTTGGACGTCGACTATCGCGGTGCCAGCGGCGGACTGGTCCACATCACCGGCGGTCCCGACCTCACGCTCAAGGAGGCGGAGGGCATCGCCGAGAAGATCACCGATCGGTTAGAGGCCGACGCCAACGTCATCTGGGGCGCGCGCATCCAGGAAGAGTACAAGGGCAAGGTCCGGGTCATGGCAATCATGACCGGGGTCCAGAGCGCCCAGGTGCTCGGTCCGACGACCCAGAAACAGGCCGACAAGTCACGGCAGGCCATCAGCGATCCCGACGAGGTCGACTTCGACGCGAGTCAGAACGTCGAGACTGGATCGGCAGGTTTCGGCGAGACTGACGGCGGCCGAAGCGACCTCGAACGGAACAACGGCCTGGACGTCATCCGAACGGACGATTAG
- the ncsA gene encoding tRNA 2-thiolation protein NcsA — translation MQCDKCDAEAVMHAAYSGLHLCADHFTRSVEKRVRRRIREDGLVPDDATPADPVTWVIGLSGGKDSVVLTQILHDTFAKDPRIELVALSIHEGIEGYRDRSLEACEELTAELGVRHETVSYAEEFGVRMDEVAEEDPENMAPCAYCGVFRRDVLSRYAERFDADLMLTGHNLDDEAETALMNVLEGDVEQVAKHFDASLGPLEERTEQDHHVPRAKPLRDVPEKEVALYAQLEDLPAHITECPHAEEAFRGEIQRLMLDLEEDHPGTRHSIMAGYEELAALAADAYGDGRQEHGECERCGAPTGRDICRKCALVEALEESA, via the coding sequence ATGCAGTGTGACAAGTGCGACGCCGAGGCGGTGATGCACGCCGCCTATTCAGGGCTCCATCTCTGCGCGGATCACTTCACCCGGAGCGTCGAGAAGCGAGTTCGGCGGCGGATCCGCGAGGACGGTCTCGTGCCCGACGACGCCACGCCAGCGGATCCCGTGACGTGGGTGATCGGCCTCTCCGGCGGGAAAGACAGCGTCGTCCTCACGCAGATCCTCCACGACACGTTCGCGAAAGACCCCCGGATCGAACTGGTCGCGCTCTCGATCCACGAGGGCATCGAGGGCTACCGCGACAGGAGCCTGGAGGCCTGCGAGGAACTGACCGCCGAACTGGGCGTTCGGCACGAGACCGTCAGCTACGCCGAGGAGTTCGGCGTTCGAATGGACGAGGTCGCCGAGGAGGACCCCGAGAACATGGCCCCCTGTGCGTACTGCGGGGTGTTTCGACGCGACGTCCTCTCGCGGTACGCCGAGCGGTTCGACGCCGATCTCATGCTCACCGGGCACAACCTCGACGACGAGGCCGAGACCGCGCTGATGAACGTCCTCGAGGGGGACGTCGAGCAGGTCGCAAAGCACTTCGACGCCAGCCTCGGGCCGCTCGAGGAACGGACCGAGCAGGATCACCACGTCCCGCGCGCGAAGCCGCTCCGGGACGTGCCCGAAAAGGAGGTCGCGCTGTACGCCCAGCTCGAGGACCTGCCGGCGCACATCACCGAATGTCCCCACGCCGAAGAGGCGTTTCGCGGCGAGATCCAGCGACTGATGCTCGACCTCGAGGAGGACCACCCCGGGACGCGCCACTCGATCATGGCCGGCTACGAGGAACTCGCCGCGCTGGCCGCCGACGCCTACGGTGACGGCCGACAGGAACACGGGGAGTGCGAACGCTGTGGCGCGCCGACCGGCCGAGACATCTGTCGGAAGTGTGCGCTGGTCGAAGCGCTCGAAGAGTCGGCGTAG
- a CDS encoding RING finger protein: MKALEPCRYCGEKLATGGRPVTCDDCETGFHLDCADQAGELTIDVTSRLLRSDSYEIECPACGTRWSLDFEPDEWIE; encoded by the coding sequence ATGAAAGCGCTCGAGCCGTGTCGATACTGCGGCGAGAAACTCGCGACTGGCGGCCGCCCTGTCACCTGCGACGACTGTGAAACCGGCTTTCACCTTGACTGTGCCGATCAGGCCGGTGAACTCACGATCGACGTCACCTCTCGGCTGCTGCGCTCGGACAGCTACGAGATCGAATGTCCGGCATGCGGCACCCGCTGGTCGCTCGATTTCGAACCGGACGAGTGGATCGAGTAG
- a CDS encoding flippase activity-associated protein Agl23: protein MSDASPDHPPPSARRSHPLVARLRERDTVLLAVAAVTVLALVARLVALGARPAHWDEARVAYWALYAQEEGHFAYRSIVHGPVIQHVDRWLFEALGPSDFVMRLPVAIVGGLLPLSALLFRDHLRKAETVALSLFLAFNPVLLYYSRFMRSDVLVGAFAFVALGMVVRLLERRRARYLYGAAIFLALAVASKENAVLYVLTWLGAGALVADRALDRPGSDRTGLDRLGAWATTARLYVRRTKTGFETRRRVGVYALHVLGTLAAFALVWLFMFAPRGDGLEGLLTGPAGSGTVGLGEAVSDPAKWGPLLDATVEQFRAEYLSWGGKTGGLTFEDYQARLGGAVRDGLIGTSAPLVCFAIAGFIRERYAVAEGRVLVFFLTYAGAASIVGYPLGLSIGGGWKWNNVHVLLPLSIPAAVGLATIYRWGRDAYREDEPIDVGLTALILAVVVATVVWSGASHVYLNPSHESNDLVQFGQPTDDLDPVVEELRAAAPDENPDVLVYGNASEDASIVDAGQPERTWNVRPVCTDFGNFLPMQWYLAASGANASCAGDPAELRERVEREQPSVVITRVGDDSVPTDWLEDRYDDRGTYSLRYYADATPTIQVYVRD, encoded by the coding sequence ATGTCCGACGCCTCGCCGGATCACCCCCCGCCGTCGGCGCGTCGCTCGCACCCGCTCGTCGCTCGCCTCCGCGAGCGCGACACTGTCCTCCTCGCAGTCGCGGCTGTCACCGTCCTCGCGCTGGTCGCCCGGCTCGTCGCGCTCGGCGCGCGCCCGGCCCACTGGGACGAGGCCCGCGTCGCCTACTGGGCGCTGTACGCCCAGGAGGAGGGCCACTTCGCGTACCGATCGATCGTCCACGGCCCCGTTATCCAGCACGTCGATCGCTGGCTGTTCGAAGCGCTCGGCCCGAGCGACTTCGTCATGCGGCTCCCGGTCGCGATCGTCGGTGGGCTGCTCCCCCTCTCGGCGCTGCTGTTCCGGGATCACCTCCGAAAGGCCGAGACGGTCGCGCTCTCGCTGTTTCTTGCGTTCAACCCCGTGTTGCTGTACTACTCGCGGTTCATGCGCAGCGACGTGCTGGTCGGGGCCTTCGCCTTCGTCGCGCTCGGCATGGTCGTCCGACTGCTCGAACGCCGGCGGGCGCGGTATCTCTACGGGGCCGCGATCTTCCTGGCGCTCGCGGTCGCTTCCAAGGAGAACGCGGTGCTGTACGTCCTCACCTGGCTCGGTGCCGGCGCGCTCGTGGCCGACCGCGCGCTGGATCGACCGGGATCGGACCGGACCGGACTCGATCGGCTCGGAGCGTGGGCGACGACGGCGCGCCTGTACGTCCGGCGGACGAAGACGGGGTTCGAAACCCGACGACGCGTGGGCGTGTACGCGCTGCACGTACTCGGAACACTGGCGGCGTTCGCGCTCGTCTGGCTGTTCATGTTCGCGCCGCGCGGGGACGGTCTCGAGGGGCTGCTCACCGGGCCCGCCGGATCGGGGACCGTCGGGCTGGGCGAGGCAGTGAGCGACCCGGCGAAGTGGGGGCCGCTACTCGACGCGACCGTCGAGCAGTTCCGCGCCGAATACCTCTCGTGGGGCGGCAAGACCGGCGGGTTGACCTTCGAGGACTATCAGGCGCGACTCGGCGGCGCGGTCAGGGACGGCCTGATCGGCACGTCGGCCCCGCTGGTGTGTTTCGCGATCGCGGGGTTCATCCGCGAGCGTTACGCCGTCGCCGAGGGACGGGTGCTGGTCTTTTTCCTGACCTACGCCGGTGCGGCCTCGATCGTCGGCTACCCGCTCGGGCTGTCGATCGGCGGGGGCTGGAAGTGGAACAACGTCCACGTCCTGTTGCCGCTATCGATCCCCGCCGCGGTCGGGCTGGCGACGATCTATCGCTGGGGCCGCGATGCCTACCGCGAGGACGAGCCGATCGACGTCGGCCTGACGGCGCTGATCCTCGCGGTGGTCGTCGCGACGGTAGTCTGGAGCGGCGCGAGCCACGTCTATCTCAACCCCAGCCACGAGAGCAACGACCTCGTCCAGTTCGGACAACCCACCGACGATCTCGATCCGGTCGTCGAGGAGCTGCGGGCGGCCGCCCCGGACGAAAACCCCGACGTGCTCGTCTACGGCAACGCCAGCGAGGACGCGTCGATCGTCGACGCCGGCCAGCCGGAACGAACCTGGAACGTCCGGCCGGTCTGTACCGACTTCGGGAACTTCCTGCCGATGCAGTGGTACCTGGCCGCCAGCGGCGCGAACGCGAGCTGTGCTGGCGATCCCGCTGAACTGCGCGAGCGCGTCGAACGCGAACAGCCCTCGGTCGTGATCACCCGCGTCGGCGACGACAGCGTCCCGACCGACTGGCTCGAGGACCGCTACGACGACCGCGGGACCTACAGCCTGCGGTACTACGCGGACGCGACACCGACGATCCAGGTCTACGTCCGGGACTGA
- a CDS encoding 5-(carboxyamino)imidazole ribonucleotide synthase, translating to MSEDNAFSDPKDSRRYMTTLPGPTLGIVGAGQLGRMLGEAAAPLGVDVIVSDPTDDAPAAPVAREQLVGGFDDPDTFYRLAERVDVLTFEIELVDPEVLQEVSEETDTPVHPHPETLSLIEDKLVQKRRMESAGIAVPPFRAVGDAADVYDAAEQLGYPLMLKSRTGGYDGRGNVAIEDEDDVEPALEAIGGPAMVEGFVEYDRELAVMGVKGDGETDTFPVTETIHREEILRETVAPARTDETVRERAEAVARDVLEEMSGRGVYGIELFEDPDGRILLNEIAPRPHNSGHWTIEGCETSQFEQHVRAVLGWPLGSTERRCPTVTANMLGDVDQRQRATLYNVDRVLETDRCHLHYYGKDEVYDLRKMGHLTLTAPSDADPTELLESARAVRDELTFSAD from the coding sequence ATAAGTGAAGACAACGCTTTTAGCGACCCGAAGGATAGCCGCAGGTACATGACGACGCTTCCAGGCCCGACGCTGGGGATCGTCGGTGCCGGTCAACTCGGACGGATGCTCGGGGAGGCCGCGGCGCCGCTCGGCGTCGACGTGATCGTCTCGGATCCGACCGACGACGCGCCGGCCGCACCGGTCGCGCGCGAGCAACTCGTCGGCGGCTTCGACGATCCGGATACCTTCTACCGACTCGCCGAACGCGTGGACGTCCTGACCTTCGAGATCGAACTCGTCGACCCCGAGGTGCTCCAGGAAGTCAGCGAGGAGACCGACACGCCGGTTCACCCACACCCGGAGACGCTGTCGCTGATCGAGGACAAACTCGTCCAGAAGCGACGGATGGAATCGGCCGGAATCGCCGTCCCGCCGTTTCGCGCCGTCGGGGACGCCGCGGACGTCTACGACGCGGCCGAGCAGCTGGGCTACCCCCTGATGCTCAAATCCCGGACCGGCGGCTACGACGGGCGCGGCAACGTCGCTATCGAAGACGAGGACGACGTCGAACCCGCACTGGAAGCGATCGGCGGACCGGCGATGGTCGAGGGGTTCGTCGAGTACGACCGCGAACTCGCGGTCATGGGCGTCAAGGGCGACGGCGAGACCGACACGTTCCCCGTCACCGAGACGATCCACCGCGAGGAGATCCTCCGGGAGACGGTCGCGCCGGCACGGACGGACGAGACCGTGCGCGAGCGCGCCGAGGCGGTCGCTCGTGACGTCCTCGAGGAGATGTCCGGGCGAGGCGTCTACGGGATCGAACTCTTCGAAGACCCCGACGGCCGGATCCTCCTCAACGAGATCGCGCCCCGCCCGCACAACTCCGGCCACTGGACGATCGAGGGGTGTGAGACGTCGCAGTTCGAACAGCACGTGCGGGCCGTTCTGGGCTGGCCGCTGGGTTCGACCGAGCGACGGTGTCCAACGGTGACGGCGAACATGCTCGGCGACGTCGATCAGCGCCAGCGAGCGACGCTATACAACGTCGACCGGGTGCTGGAGACCGACCGCTGTCACCTGCACTACTACGGCAAAGACGAGGTGTACGACCTCCGGAAAATGGGCCATCTCACCCTGACCGCCCCGAGTGACGCCGATCCGACCGAACTGCTCGAATCGGCGCGAGCCGTCCGCGACGAACTGACGTTCTCGGCGGACTGA
- a CDS encoding hydrogenase maturation nickel metallochaperone HypA has translation MGVFDRAARLARGDQQETYPYQCMSCGADLPVQYHTCPECGSYDVRATKWIDD, from the coding sequence ATGGGTGTCTTCGATCGCGCGGCGCGGCTCGCCAGAGGCGACCAGCAGGAGACGTACCCGTATCAGTGTATGTCCTGTGGCGCGGACCTCCCGGTCCAGTACCACACCTGTCCCGAGTGCGGGAGCTACGACGTTCGAGCGACGAAGTGGATCGACGACTGA
- a CDS encoding ribbon-helix-helix domain-containing protein: MERVTLRIPKQQIEEVERMVETGEYPNRSEAIRSAVREMINEEGTEKERPSEKRKRRTWAKV, translated from the coding sequence ATGGAGCGTGTGACACTACGGATTCCGAAACAGCAGATCGAGGAAGTCGAGCGAATGGTCGAAACGGGGGAGTACCCCAACCGGAGCGAGGCGATCCGGTCGGCCGTTCGCGAGATGATCAACGAAGAGGGCACCGAGAAGGAGCGCCCCTCTGAAAAACGCAAGCGCCGGACCTGGGCGAAGGTGTAA
- the ribH gene encoding 6,7-dimethyl-8-ribityllumazine synthase, which translates to MVRLGLVIGQYDKHGAVLSKMEQSARAAAGDRGAEIVETLAVPGAYDTPLAADRLARRDDIDAVVTLGVIISGDTDHDQVIGHAAAQGLTDVSLDRDTPVTLGIIGPGMSQDEAAARTHKGREAVESAIDIVDEL; encoded by the coding sequence ATGGTCAGGCTCGGGCTGGTGATCGGTCAGTACGACAAGCACGGAGCGGTCCTCTCGAAGATGGAACAGTCGGCCCGCGCGGCAGCCGGCGACCGCGGCGCGGAGATCGTCGAGACGCTCGCGGTGCCGGGCGCCTACGACACGCCGCTTGCGGCCGACCGGCTCGCCCGCCGCGACGATATCGACGCCGTGGTCACGCTCGGGGTCATCATCTCCGGAGACACCGATCACGATCAGGTCATCGGTCACGCCGCCGCACAGGGACTCACCGACGTGAGCCTCGATCGGGACACGCCCGTGACCCTCGGAATCATCGGCCCAGGCATGAGCCAGGACGAGGCCGCGGCCCGCACCCACAAGGGGCGCGAGGCCGTCGAGAGCGCCATCGATATCGTCGACGAACTATAA